The following coding sequences lie in one Pseudoalteromonas sp. Scap06 genomic window:
- a CDS encoding phosphoribulokinase, translated as MSAKHPIIAITGSSGAGTTTTTNAVKHIFRSLDINAAFIEGDSFHRYTRPEMDKKIREAQQESKHISYFGREANDFGALEDLFTKYGETGEGKLRRYLHTFDEAVPYNQLPGTFTPWQELEQNTDLMFYEGLHGGVVDEDHDVAKHVDLLIGMVPIINLEWIQKLIRDTSERGHSREKVMDSIVRSMDDYINHITPQFSRTHINFQRVPTVDTSNPFSAKDIPSLDESFVVIRFRGIDDVDFPYYLRMIEGSFMSRINTLVVPGGKMGLAMELVLTPLIKDIILKKRALAKLAPPEIPI; from the coding sequence ATGTCAGCTAAACACCCTATTATTGCAATCACCGGCTCATCTGGAGCAGGCACTACAACCACCACCAATGCCGTGAAGCATATTTTCCGCAGCCTCGATATCAATGCTGCATTTATTGAAGGTGATAGCTTTCATCGTTACACACGTCCTGAAATGGACAAAAAAATTCGAGAAGCCCAACAAGAAAGTAAACACATAAGTTATTTTGGCCGAGAAGCCAATGACTTTGGTGCATTAGAAGACTTATTTACCAAGTATGGTGAAACAGGCGAAGGTAAACTGCGCCGTTATTTACATACCTTTGATGAGGCCGTGCCTTATAACCAGTTACCTGGAACATTTACTCCTTGGCAAGAGCTTGAGCAAAATACAGATTTAATGTTTTACGAAGGCTTACATGGCGGCGTGGTCGACGAAGATCATGATGTTGCTAAGCATGTTGATTTACTCATAGGCATGGTGCCAATTATTAACCTTGAGTGGATCCAAAAGCTTATTCGCGATACCTCAGAACGCGGCCATTCTCGTGAAAAAGTAATGGACTCGATTGTACGCAGTATGGATGACTACATTAATCATATAACGCCGCAGTTTTCTCGTACTCATATTAACTTTCAGCGAGTACCCACCGTTGATACTTCCAACCCATTTAGCGCAAAAGATATCCCCTCCCTTGATGAAAGCTTTGTTGTTATTCGCTTTAGGGGCATTGATGACGTTGATTTCCCGTATTATTTACGCATGATTGAAGGGAGCTTTATGTCGCGGATCAATACGCTTGTAGTACCCGGTGGCAAAATGGGACTCGCTATGGAGCTAGTGCTTACGCCACTGATCAAAGATATTATTTTGAAAAAACGCGCCTTAGCAAAATTAGCCCCACCTGAAATTCCTATTTAA
- the yjjX gene encoding inosine/xanthosine triphosphatase, protein MSQVMKIVVGSKNPVKVNAAKHIFAMYFPEHLIECSGVHAPSDVPDQPIGEEQTCLGAQNRVNYCKAQHQADYYIAMEGGAAQFSYGAATFAYVVIDDGAQQVTGRSSNLPLPSVFYKALLQGEELGDVMDKAFNTTNIKQQGGAIGLLTDHHATRESTYTQALTLAMAPFLNPTLYNQ, encoded by the coding sequence ATGTCGCAAGTCATGAAAATTGTTGTCGGGTCTAAAAACCCAGTAAAAGTAAATGCCGCTAAACACATTTTTGCGATGTATTTCCCTGAGCATTTAATTGAATGTAGTGGCGTTCATGCACCTTCAGATGTACCCGATCAACCAATAGGCGAAGAACAAACGTGTTTGGGTGCACAGAATCGAGTTAACTACTGTAAAGCACAGCATCAAGCAGACTACTACATAGCGATGGAAGGCGGCGCAGCGCAATTTAGCTATGGTGCAGCAACCTTTGCCTATGTTGTTATTGATGACGGCGCACAGCAAGTTACAGGACGAAGCAGTAACTTACCTTTGCCTTCTGTTTTTTATAAAGCATTGCTGCAAGGTGAAGAGCTCGGAGATGTGATGGATAAGGCTTTTAATACCACCAATATTAAGCAGCAAGGGGGTGCTATTGGTTTATTAACTGATCATCATGCAACACGAGAAAGTACCTATACTCAAGCGCTGACTCTCGCCATGGCCCCTTTTCTTAATCCCACTTTATATAATCAATAA
- a CDS encoding M1 family metallopeptidase encodes MFFKSLLTVSVALAINAANANEFVIEKLAKPSSQKVALTLDPSQDTFTGMTEISLEVLKPTRYIELNGVDYATKMVQLLGEQNCDLNSEMLKTGKVKFSCEEQIQPGKYTLRIDFSAPYNRQSVGLYKTLDQGVPYLFTQFEMSDARRAFPVFDEPSYKIPFQLTITAPTSQKVYSNTPELKTTVNGDMTTHYFDKTPPIPSYLVAMAVGPFEELEIKGMPIPGRVITPQGKIHLAQYAKENMPKVLGALEEYFGIPYVYKKLDSVAVPEFPFGAMENSGLVTYREDILLVDLEAATRSKKQRNVSIIAHELAHQWYGNLVTMKWWNDLWLNEAFASWMAAKITKQLNPEFESHLDLPQNNVMALDARLSTKPIRKPIKTEADIMDGLGLAYSKGSSVLAMVENWIGEDAFQAGIQNYLKEFSYKNAEAADLWEALGKASNKDVASVLKSFIEQSSFPLIKVDQQGKTITISQSRFANAGVDAPAQLWNVPVAIKYGKGDKVKTASVLLNKQNQTLELDFEPEWIYPDQGALGYYRWVMDDAQFNALIDNAASVLNDRERLALLSATDALLDAGIISAAKLMQTLEVFASDSHPRVANTALGYLASQQRTFKDDSNKDLWPTFIQNAVMPAAKKYGLEAKMGEDGAVAQLRAAVVSRLGFDGEDKNVINKAKQQTAAYLKDPQKVDPYLAGTYLRLAAFHGDKALLDQFMATFKTTKDPQVRTNMLAAMGYFGKPELQKAVLAYSLTDEVTASDMRTILSGQSYTDERQALFIDWIYSNYDKVTASLPPFFVPNLPYFTTASCDAESLATTQTFFDAKLDDVPGYARTLSKLAESTNDCIALKNRELKSVNSFLNSK; translated from the coding sequence ATGTTTTTTAAAAGCCTCTTAACCGTGAGCGTTGCGCTTGCGATAAATGCTGCTAACGCTAATGAATTCGTCATTGAAAAGCTCGCAAAGCCAAGTTCACAAAAAGTCGCTTTAACGCTCGACCCAAGTCAGGATACTTTTACAGGAATGACTGAAATCAGTTTGGAGGTGCTTAAACCAACACGCTATATTGAACTCAATGGTGTTGATTACGCAACCAAAATGGTTCAACTATTGGGTGAGCAAAACTGCGACTTAAACAGCGAAATGCTTAAAACCGGTAAAGTTAAATTTAGCTGCGAAGAGCAAATTCAGCCGGGTAAATACACTTTAAGAATTGATTTCTCAGCGCCATATAATCGCCAAAGTGTGGGGCTATATAAAACCCTAGATCAAGGCGTTCCTTATCTTTTCACCCAATTTGAAATGAGCGATGCCCGTCGAGCGTTTCCTGTATTTGACGAACCAAGCTATAAAATTCCATTTCAGTTAACTATTACCGCCCCCACGTCACAAAAAGTGTATTCAAATACACCTGAGTTAAAAACGACGGTGAATGGCGATATGACTACCCATTACTTTGATAAAACGCCACCAATTCCATCATACTTAGTAGCTATGGCTGTAGGCCCGTTTGAAGAACTAGAAATTAAGGGTATGCCAATTCCTGGCCGTGTGATTACTCCACAAGGTAAAATTCATTTAGCACAGTATGCAAAAGAGAATATGCCTAAAGTATTGGGCGCACTTGAAGAGTACTTTGGTATTCCTTACGTGTATAAAAAATTAGATTCAGTGGCTGTTCCAGAGTTTCCGTTTGGGGCAATGGAAAATTCAGGTTTAGTGACTTACCGCGAAGATATTCTTCTGGTTGATTTAGAAGCTGCAACGCGTAGTAAAAAGCAACGTAATGTCTCTATTATTGCCCATGAATTAGCTCACCAATGGTACGGTAACTTAGTGACTATGAAGTGGTGGAACGACTTATGGTTAAACGAAGCGTTTGCTAGCTGGATGGCAGCAAAAATTACTAAGCAACTTAACCCTGAGTTTGAATCACACCTAGATTTACCACAAAACAATGTAATGGCGTTAGATGCTCGCTTAAGCACTAAGCCAATTCGTAAACCAATTAAAACTGAAGCCGATATTATGGACGGTTTAGGCCTTGCATACAGCAAAGGCAGCTCAGTACTGGCGATGGTTGAAAATTGGATTGGTGAAGACGCATTTCAAGCTGGTATTCAAAATTACTTAAAAGAGTTCTCATATAAAAATGCCGAAGCCGCCGATTTATGGGAAGCACTCGGTAAGGCTTCAAATAAAGATGTGGCGAGTGTTTTAAAATCATTTATTGAACAATCATCATTTCCTTTAATCAAGGTTGATCAGCAAGGTAAAACTATCACCATTTCGCAAAGCCGTTTTGCTAATGCCGGTGTTGATGCTCCAGCCCAACTTTGGAATGTACCCGTTGCCATTAAGTACGGTAAAGGCGATAAAGTAAAAACTGCCAGTGTATTACTTAATAAACAAAACCAAACGCTAGAGTTAGATTTTGAGCCAGAGTGGATATATCCAGACCAAGGTGCGCTAGGTTACTACCGCTGGGTCATGGACGATGCGCAATTTAACGCACTAATTGATAATGCAGCGAGCGTATTAAACGACCGCGAGCGCCTTGCATTGTTATCAGCTACTGACGCCTTACTTGACGCAGGTATAATTTCTGCGGCTAAGCTGATGCAAACGCTTGAAGTATTTGCCAGTGATAGTCATCCACGCGTAGCTAACACTGCTTTAGGCTATTTAGCGTCTCAGCAGCGTACCTTTAAAGACGATAGCAATAAAGATTTATGGCCTACATTTATTCAAAATGCAGTCATGCCTGCCGCTAAAAAATATGGCCTAGAAGCAAAAATGGGGGAAGATGGCGCTGTTGCTCAACTGCGAGCTGCGGTGGTATCACGCTTAGGCTTTGATGGTGAAGATAAAAATGTGATCAATAAAGCTAAGCAGCAAACAGCCGCTTACTTAAAAGATCCGCAAAAAGTAGACCCTTATTTAGCGGGTACTTACTTACGTCTTGCGGCTTTTCATGGTGATAAAGCGCTGCTTGATCAGTTTATGGCAACCTTTAAAACCACTAAAGATCCACAAGTTCGTACCAATATGTTGGCAGCAATGGGTTATTTTGGTAAACCTGAACTCCAAAAAGCAGTGCTTGCATATAGCTTAACCGATGAAGTAACCGCTTCTGATATGCGTACTATTTTATCGGGGCAAAGTTACACCGATGAACGCCAAGCACTCTTTATTGATTGGATATATAGCAACTACGATAAAGTAACAGCAAGTTTGCCACCATTTTTTGTGCCTAACTTACCTTACTTTACTACTGCTAGCTGTGATGCTGAAAGTTTAGCGACAACGCAAACGTTCTTTGACGCTAAACTTGATGACGTACCTGGCTATGCGCGCACATTAAGTAAGCTTGCAGAAAGTACGAATGACTGTATTGCACTTAAAAACCGTGAACTCAAATCAGTAAATAGCTTTTTGAATAGTAAATAA
- the ftsZ gene encoding cell division protein FtsZ, whose protein sequence is MFDIMEQHSEEAVIKVIGVGGGGGNAVEHMVKQQIEGVRFIAANTDAQALRNSAADVTVQLGTQITSGLGAGANPEVGRESAEEDAETIRASLEGADMVFIAAGMGGGTGTGAAPVVAKIAKELGILTVAVVTRPFDFEGKKRAAAAEQGISELSEIVDSLITIPNNKLLKVLGKGTTLLDAFAKANDVLFGAVQGIAELITRSGLINVDFADVRTVMSAMGTAMMGTASASGPDRAQEAAEAAISSPLLEDVDLTGAKGILVNITAGMDIAIEEFEIVGNHVKALASENATVVVGAVIDPEMTDELRVTVVATGLGGDRRPQFGIVDNGFKKASGSDVTSSSTQTSSSMYVPSFASQGTNTTEEPATTSQTESKEQSSTSTSSSSSATNTSSSSANKTDKSEGGDYFDIPAFLRKQAD, encoded by the coding sequence ATGTTTGATATAATGGAACAACACAGCGAAGAAGCTGTAATAAAAGTAATCGGTGTAGGCGGTGGCGGCGGTAACGCAGTTGAGCACATGGTAAAACAACAAATAGAAGGCGTTCGTTTTATCGCAGCCAATACGGATGCGCAAGCATTACGTAATTCAGCCGCTGATGTAACAGTACAATTAGGCACGCAAATAACCTCTGGGTTAGGTGCGGGGGCTAACCCTGAAGTAGGTCGTGAATCGGCTGAAGAAGACGCCGAAACCATTCGTGCTAGCCTTGAGGGCGCTGATATGGTGTTTATTGCGGCAGGTATGGGCGGCGGTACAGGTACCGGTGCTGCGCCAGTCGTGGCTAAAATTGCTAAAGAGCTGGGCATTTTAACTGTTGCTGTGGTAACCCGTCCGTTTGATTTTGAAGGTAAAAAGCGTGCCGCTGCTGCAGAGCAAGGTATTAGCGAATTATCTGAAATTGTGGACTCGTTAATCACTATTCCAAATAACAAGTTACTAAAAGTATTGGGTAAAGGAACAACTTTACTGGATGCATTTGCTAAAGCAAATGACGTATTGTTCGGTGCGGTACAAGGTATTGCTGAGCTAATCACTCGCTCGGGTCTAATTAACGTGGATTTCGCCGACGTACGTACAGTTATGTCTGCAATGGGCACGGCGATGATGGGTACAGCATCTGCGTCGGGTCCTGATCGTGCACAAGAAGCAGCAGAAGCTGCTATTTCAAGCCCTCTTTTAGAAGACGTAGATTTAACCGGTGCTAAAGGCATTTTGGTTAACATTACTGCGGGTATGGATATCGCGATCGAAGAATTCGAAATTGTGGGTAATCACGTTAAGGCGCTAGCGTCTGAAAACGCAACGGTTGTTGTTGGCGCGGTAATTGACCCAGAAATGACGGATGAGCTACGTGTAACCGTGGTTGCAACCGGCTTAGGGGGCGATCGTCGTCCACAGTTTGGTATTGTAGATAACGGTTTCAAAAAAGCGTCAGGCTCTGATGTAACTAGCTCAAGCACACAAACAAGCAGCAGCATGTACGTACCTAGCTTTGCAAGCCAAGGCACAAACACGACTGAAGAGCCTGCAACGACATCGCAAACTGAATCAAAAGAGCAAAGCAGCACATCGACTAGCTCTTCAAGTTCAGCAACGAATACGTCGTCAAGTAGTGCTAATAAAACAGATAAGTCTGAGGGTGGCGATTATTTCGACATTCCTGCTTTTTTACGTAAACAAGCAGACTAA
- a CDS encoding DUF2750 domain-containing protein, translated as MSDIEIESQLVSFVEKVRVSEQIWALGAQDGGFVVCESNQFDDTDVLLLWESEDAAKEQCKEEWKDYSPVEINLDEFLDDWVEDLKSDDALVGLNWNDDQVCVEIEPVGLARALSE; from the coding sequence ATGAGCGATATCGAAATTGAATCACAACTAGTTAGCTTTGTAGAAAAAGTACGTGTTAGTGAGCAGATCTGGGCACTGGGTGCACAAGATGGTGGCTTTGTTGTATGTGAATCAAATCAGTTTGATGACACCGATGTACTTTTACTGTGGGAATCAGAAGACGCAGCAAAAGAGCAATGTAAAGAAGAGTGGAAAGACTACAGCCCAGTAGAAATCAACCTAGATGAATTTTTAGATGATTGGGTTGAAGACCTTAAATCAGATGATGCATTGGTCGGTTTAAATTGGAATGACGATCAAGTGTGCGTAGAAATTGAACCAGTTGGTTTAGCTCGCGCTTTAAGTGAATAA
- the ftsA gene encoding cell division protein FtsA — translation MTKSAERNLVIGLDVGTSKVVATVGEITTDNKLSIVGVGSQVSYGMDKGGVNDLNLVSESIRRAIDEAELMADCRISSVYLGISGKHIQCQNESGVVAINNTEVTDEDIENVIHIARSVPISAERKMLHALPQEYSIDMQEGIKNPLGMSGVRMEARAHIITCSNDMAKNIEKCVERCGLEVDQLIFTALASCYSVLTDDEKELGVAVLDIGGGTMDITIYINGALRHSAVIPVAGNQVTGDIAKIFRTPISHAESLKVQYACASSQMASSEDTIEVPSVGGRPARLMSRHTLSEVVEPRFRELFELAMEEIRRSGLEDQIAAGLVITGGTAKMTGAMEVAEDIFQMPVRIGKPIGVVGLTDYVDDPSYATAVGLLQYGRTMQSMNAQKSKADDNNNWWNRITKWFQGEF, via the coding sequence ATGACTAAGTCAGCAGAAAGAAACCTAGTGATTGGATTAGACGTAGGCACTTCGAAAGTAGTGGCCACGGTCGGTGAAATCACCACAGATAACAAGCTCAGCATTGTTGGCGTGGGGAGCCAAGTATCTTATGGAATGGATAAAGGCGGCGTTAACGATTTAAATTTAGTGTCTGAGTCTATTCGCCGCGCAATTGATGAAGCTGAATTGATGGCTGATTGTCGTATTAGCTCGGTTTATTTGGGTATTTCTGGCAAACATATTCAATGTCAGAACGAAAGCGGTGTTGTCGCTATTAATAACACTGAAGTAACCGATGAAGACATTGAAAATGTAATCCATATTGCTCGCTCAGTACCAATTTCAGCTGAACGCAAAATGTTGCATGCCTTGCCACAAGAGTACAGCATTGACATGCAAGAGGGGATTAAAAACCCACTCGGCATGAGTGGTGTGCGTATGGAAGCACGCGCACACATTATTACCTGCTCCAATGACATGGCTAAAAATATAGAAAAATGTGTTGAACGTTGTGGGCTTGAAGTTGACCAACTTATATTCACTGCACTTGCCTCGTGTTACTCCGTACTGACGGACGATGAAAAAGAGCTAGGTGTTGCGGTGCTAGATATCGGTGGTGGTACTATGGATATCACTATTTATATTAATGGTGCACTGCGTCATTCTGCGGTTATTCCGGTGGCGGGCAACCAAGTAACCGGTGATATTGCAAAAATATTTCGCACACCTATATCACATGCAGAGTCACTCAAAGTACAATATGCCTGTGCAAGTAGCCAAATGGCGAGCAGCGAAGACACGATTGAAGTGCCAAGCGTAGGTGGGCGACCAGCAAGACTGATGTCTAGGCATACGTTGTCTGAAGTGGTTGAGCCACGTTTTAGAGAATTATTTGAACTGGCGATGGAAGAAATTCGTCGCTCAGGATTAGAAGACCAAATTGCAGCAGGTCTCGTCATTACTGGCGGAACTGCTAAAATGACTGGCGCAATGGAAGTGGCTGAAGATATTTTTCAGATGCCAGTAAGAATAGGTAAACCAATTGGTGTAGTAGGTTTAACTGATTATGTTGATGATCCATCGTACGCAACCGCTGTAGGTTTGTTACAATACGGGCGTACTATGCAGTCGATGAATGCACAAAAGTCGAAAGCGGATGATAATAATAATTGGTGGAACCGCATCACAAAATGGTTTCAAGGCGAGTTTTAG
- the yjjG gene encoding pyrimidine 5'-nucleotidase: protein MKYNYVLFDADETLFSFNAFAGLQKMLAAYDMDFTKADYDHYQNTNKPLWIAYQNNEITANHLQVTRFSELANKLDVPAQQLNDDFLSAMAEICMPLPGAVELLNALKPHANLGIITNGFSQLQARRLAHTGLQDMFDWLVISEKVGIAKPAKEIFEHTFNLMGNPPKEQILMVGDTASSDILGGRNAGIDTCWLQHPGVILPEGIKPTYQVTELKQLQTILGL from the coding sequence ATGAAGTATAACTACGTATTATTTGATGCCGACGAAACCTTATTTAGCTTTAATGCCTTTGCTGGCTTACAAAAAATGTTGGCTGCTTATGACATGGATTTTACCAAAGCAGATTATGACCATTACCAAAACACCAATAAGCCACTATGGATTGCCTATCAAAATAACGAAATTACCGCAAACCATCTGCAAGTAACTCGTTTTAGTGAGCTGGCAAATAAACTTGATGTACCAGCCCAGCAGCTCAATGATGATTTTTTATCGGCAATGGCTGAAATTTGCATGCCTTTACCCGGTGCGGTTGAATTATTAAACGCCCTTAAACCTCATGCCAATTTAGGTATTATCACTAATGGCTTTTCTCAGCTGCAAGCACGTCGTTTAGCGCATACTGGGCTGCAAGATATGTTTGATTGGCTGGTAATTTCTGAAAAAGTAGGTATTGCTAAACCTGCAAAAGAGATATTTGAGCACACCTTTAATTTAATGGGGAATCCACCTAAAGAACAAATTTTAATGGTAGGTGATACCGCCAGCAGTGATATTCTTGGTGGACGAAATGCAGGCATAGACACCTGCTGGTTACAGCACCCTGGGGTAATCTTACCTGAAGGTATTAAGCCAACGTACCAAGTCACTGAGTTAAAACAGTTACAAACTATTTTAGGTCTGTAA
- a CDS encoding glutathione S-transferase family protein: MQLLGSISSPYVRRVRIWAQQNNCELEFINLDIFSSDDRSLMMSHNPAAKIPILIDGSLNLSDSNNILRYLLEKTQQNPLTWPQEHFLTSINACNDSLVELLLCHRSGFDTQADKLFFNLQNERIAQTLDYLNDHLNDDEFKSCECLNISLYCLLDWICFRELTDFSAQSQLVKFYEAFSQRQAAKNTNPRLKF; this comes from the coding sequence ATGCAATTACTTGGCTCTATTTCTTCCCCTTATGTTCGCCGTGTCAGAATTTGGGCACAACAAAATAACTGTGAGCTTGAGTTTATAAATCTCGACATTTTTTCAAGCGATGATCGTTCTTTAATGATGTCGCACAACCCGGCAGCTAAAATCCCTATCTTAATTGATGGCTCGCTTAACTTAAGCGACTCAAACAATATACTGCGTTACTTACTTGAAAAAACACAGCAGAACCCGTTAACTTGGCCGCAAGAGCATTTTTTAACTAGCATCAATGCCTGTAACGATTCATTGGTTGAATTATTGTTATGTCATCGTTCTGGGTTTGACACGCAAGCTGATAAACTATTTTTTAATCTGCAAAATGAGCGAATTGCGCAAACATTAGACTATTTAAATGATCATTTAAACGATGATGAATTTAAAAGCTGTGAATGCCTCAACATCAGTTTATACTGCTTGCTAGATTGGATCTGCTTTCGTGAACTCACTGATTTTAGCGCGCAATCGCAGTTAGTTAAGTTTTATGAAGCGTTTAGTCAGCGTCAAGCGGCTAAAAATACCAACCCTCGACTCAAATTTTAA
- the lpxC gene encoding UDP-3-O-acyl-N-acetylglucosamine deacetylase, translated as MIKQRTIAQVVKAIGIGLHKGEKVTITLRPASANTGIVFRRVDLDPVVDFETTPEAVGDTQLCTCLINKDGVRLSTTEHLIAAVAAMGIDNLIVELDSSEVPIMDGSALPFIYLLQKGGIEEQNVAKRFIRIKEKVRIEEGDKWAEVEPYDGFHIDFEIAFDHPAINESRQRIGLDITAQSFTEEISRARTFGFMKDIEYMHANNLALGGSMDSAVVLDEFKVLNPNGLRYPDEFVKHKILDCVGDMFMTGHNLLGKVTAFKSGHDLNNKLLRKIMATESAWEWATFETPVSMPAPGLELANA; from the coding sequence ATGATTAAACAGCGTACGATTGCACAAGTAGTCAAAGCCATAGGAATTGGACTTCATAAAGGTGAGAAGGTCACAATAACTCTCCGACCTGCGAGCGCAAATACTGGGATTGTATTTCGTCGTGTCGACCTTGATCCGGTTGTTGATTTTGAAACAACACCTGAAGCCGTTGGTGATACGCAATTGTGTACCTGTTTAATTAACAAAGATGGTGTTCGCTTATCAACTACTGAGCATTTAATTGCAGCTGTTGCGGCCATGGGTATCGACAATCTAATTGTTGAACTTGATAGCTCAGAAGTTCCAATAATGGATGGTAGTGCATTGCCATTCATTTATTTATTACAAAAAGGCGGCATTGAAGAGCAAAATGTTGCAAAACGTTTCATTCGTATTAAAGAAAAAGTACGTATTGAAGAAGGCGACAAATGGGCCGAAGTAGAACCTTACGACGGATTCCATATCGACTTTGAAATTGCCTTTGATCACCCTGCAATTAATGAAAGCCGCCAACGCATTGGCTTAGATATTACCGCACAAAGCTTCACTGAAGAAATTAGCCGTGCGCGTACTTTTGGCTTTATGAAAGATATTGAATACATGCATGCTAATAACCTTGCACTAGGTGGTAGCATGGATAGTGCAGTGGTACTTGATGAATTTAAAGTTTTAAATCCAAACGGTCTGCGTTACCCAGACGAGTTCGTCAAGCATAAGATACTAGACTGTGTAGGTGACATGTTTATGACAGGTCATAACCTTTTAGGTAAAGTAACTGCATTTAAATCAGGTCATGATTTAAATAACAAGTTACTACGCAAAATTATGGCAACCGAGTCAGCATGGGAGTGGGCAACCTTTGAAACACCTGTTTCGATGCCTGCACCCGGCCTTGAATTAGCAAACGCCTAA